One Brassica napus cultivar Da-Ae chromosome C2, Da-Ae, whole genome shotgun sequence DNA window includes the following coding sequences:
- the LOC111205561 gene encoding ADP,ATP carrier protein 2, mitochondrial-like — translation MVEQTQQQPSILQKASSGQLMRSGVSQDIHGYASGFQRRATYGNYSNAAFQYPLAASSRIVATTTTSPVFVQAPSEKGFSSFAIDFLMGGVSAAVSKTAAAPIERVKLLIQNQDEMLKAGRLSEPYKGIGDCFGRTIKDEGFGSLWRGNTANVIRYFPTQALNFAFKDYFKRLFNFKKDRDGYWKWFAGNLGSGGAAGASSLLFVYSLDYARTRLANDSKAAKKGGERQFNGLVDVYKKTLKSDGIAGLYRGFNISCVGIIVYRGLYFGLYDSLKPLLPADLQDSFFASFALGWLITNGAGLASYPIDTVRRRMMMTSGEAVKYKSSMDAFQQILKKEGPKSLFKGAGANILRAIAGAGVLSGYDKLQLLLLGKKYGSGSG, via the exons ATGGTTGAACAGACTCAGCAACAACCCTCGATTCTCCAGAAGGCTTCTTCTGGCCAGCTCATGCGCTCCGGGGTTTCTCAGGACATCCATGGCTACGCATCTGGTTTCCAGAGGCGTGCGACCTACGGAAACTACTCGAACGCTGCGTTTCAGTACCCTCTCGCGGCCTCTTCCAGGATTGTGGCGACTACTACTACTTCTCCTGTTTTTGTGCAAGCTCCAAGTGAGAAAGGATTCTCTAGCTTCGCTATTGATTTCTTGATGGGTGGTGTTTCCGCTGCTGTCTCTAAGACCGCGGCTGCTCCAATTGAGCGTGTGAAGCTTTTGATTCAGAACCAGGATGAGATGCTTAAGGCTGGTAGGTTATCTGAGCCTTACAAGGGTATTGGTGATTGTTTCGGAAGGACTATTAAGGATGAAGGGTTTGGTTCTTTGTGGAGAGGAAACACTGCTAACGTTATCCGTTACTTCCCCACTCAG GCATTGAACTTTGCGTTCAAAGATTACTTCAAGAGGCTTTTCAACTTTAAGAAGGACAGGGATGGTTACTGGAAGTGGTTTGCTGGTAACTTGGGATCTGGAGGTGCTGCTGGTGCATCTTCCCTTCTCTTCGTGTACTCTCTTGACTATGCACGTACCCGTCTCGCCAACGACTCCAAGGCAGCCAAGAAGGGAGGTGAAAGGCAGTTCAATGGTCTTGTTGATGTCTACAAGAAGACTCTCAAGTCCGATGGTATCGCTGGACTTTACCGTGGATTCAACATCTCCTGTGTTGGTATCATTGTCTACCGTGGTCTCTACTTTGGTCTGTATGACTCTTTGAAGCCTCTCCTCCCCGCTGACCTCCAG GACAGTTTCTTCGCTTCCTTTGCCCTTGGATGGCTCATCACCAACGGTGCTGGTCTTGCATCGTACCCAATCGACACAGTCCGTAGAAGAATGATGATGACCTCCGGTGAAGCCGTCAAGTACAAGAGCTCCATGGATGCATTCCAACAGATCCTGAAGAAGGAAGGACCCAAGTCTCTGTTCAAGGGTGCTGGTGCCAACATCCTCCGTGCTATTGCAGGTGCTGGTGTGCTCTCTGGATACGACAAGCTCCAGTTACTTCTTCTCGGAAAGAAGTACGGATCTGGATCCGGCTAA
- the LOC106384241 gene encoding hydroxyproline O-arabinosyltransferase 3-like isoform X1, giving the protein MAEPDHIFVNPLPNLAAGGSPAVFPFFYITPQKFENIVRKYYPVEMGPVTNIDPIGSSPVIISKESLEKIAPTWMNVSLTMKHDPDTDKAFGWVLEMYGYAIASALHGVRHMLRRDLMVQPPWDLSTKAMFIIHYTYACDYNMKGELTYGKTGEWRFDKRLHLRGPPPRNISMPPPGVPESVVCYTHHYIKQNTDVCPSVAHKGTYPQHGH; this is encoded by the exons ATGGCAGAGCCTGATCATATATTTGTTAACCCTCTTCCCAACTTGGCTGCTGGAGGCTCCCCAGCAGTTTTTCCGTTTTTCTATATCACACCTCAAAAGTTCGAGAACATAGTCAGAAAGTATTATCCAGTGGAGATGGGACCTGTGACAAATATTGATCCCATTGGTAGTTCTCCTGTTATCATAAGCAAG GAATCACTTGAGAAGATTGCTCCTACATGGATGAATGTCTCGTTGACAATGAAACATGATCCAGATACTGATAAGGCATTTGGATGGGTTCTGGAAAT GTACGGTTACGCAATTGCATCTGCTCTGCATGGGGTGCGGCACATGCTTCGTAGAGATCTCATGGTTCAG CCTCCATGGGATTTGTCTACCAAGGCGATGTTTATCATCCACTACACTTATGCATGCGATTACAACATGAAG GGTGAGCTGACATATGGCAAAACAGGAGAGTGGCGATTTGATAAGAGATTACATCTCAGAGGTCCTCCTCCGAGGAACATCTCTATGCCGCCTCCTGGTGTTCCAGAAAGTGTGGTATGTTATACTCACCactatataaaacaaaatactgATGTGTGTCCATCCGTTGCTCATAAGGGAACTTATCCGCAACATGGCCATTGA
- the LOC106384241 gene encoding hydroxyproline O-arabinosyltransferase 3-like isoform X2, with translation MAEPDHIFVNPLPNLAAGGSPAVFPFFYITPQKFENIVRKYYPVEMGPVTNIDPIGSSPVIISKESLEKIAPTWMNVSLTMKHDPDTDKAFGWVLEMYGYAIASALHGVRHMLRRDLMVQPPWDLSTKAMFIIHYTYACDYNMKGELTYGKTGEWRFDKRLHLRGPPPRNISMPPPGVPESVVTLVKMLNEATSNIPNWDTL, from the exons ATGGCAGAGCCTGATCATATATTTGTTAACCCTCTTCCCAACTTGGCTGCTGGAGGCTCCCCAGCAGTTTTTCCGTTTTTCTATATCACACCTCAAAAGTTCGAGAACATAGTCAGAAAGTATTATCCAGTGGAGATGGGACCTGTGACAAATATTGATCCCATTGGTAGTTCTCCTGTTATCATAAGCAAG GAATCACTTGAGAAGATTGCTCCTACATGGATGAATGTCTCGTTGACAATGAAACATGATCCAGATACTGATAAGGCATTTGGATGGGTTCTGGAAAT GTACGGTTACGCAATTGCATCTGCTCTGCATGGGGTGCGGCACATGCTTCGTAGAGATCTCATGGTTCAG CCTCCATGGGATTTGTCTACCAAGGCGATGTTTATCATCCACTACACTTATGCATGCGATTACAACATGAAG GGTGAGCTGACATATGGCAAAACAGGAGAGTGGCGATTTGATAAGAGATTACATCTCAGAGGTCCTCCTCCGAGGAACATCTCTATGCCGCCTCCTGGTGTTCCAGAAAGTGTG GTGACTCTTGTGAAGATGTTGAACGAAGCCACATCAAATATCCCTAACTGGGACACTCTCTAA
- the LOC106384254 gene encoding 50S ribosomal protein L10, chloroplastic, which translates to MEVALLSFSSSISPLCHNRALTLSPKLSKPSNYPRLPVIRSAVSRSKKEETVETVKSHLENCHLLAAINYKGLTVKQFQDLRRTLPDTTKLVVAKNTLVFKAIEGTKWEALKPCMKGMNAWLFVQTDEIPSAIKPYRSFQKERKLEDNDFAGAVFEGKFYAPDNFKALETMPTRAEVYAKMLGALQSPAINLVSTLQAPAIEVIMVLKAYVKKLEDESNNA; encoded by the coding sequence ATGGAGGTTGCTCTTCTCTCATTCTCTTCTTCCATCTCTCCTCTCTGCCACAACCGAGCCTTAACCCTATCTCCCAAACTCTCCAAACCCTCGAACTACCCTCGCCTCCCAGTCATCAGATCCGCAGTCTCTCGCTCCAAGAAGGAAGAAACCGTCGAGACCGTCAAGTCCCATCTCGAGAACTGCCACCTCCTCGCCGCCATCAACTACAAAGGCCTCACCGTCAAGCAGTTCCAAGACCTCCGCAGAACTCTCCCCGACACCACGAAGCTCGTCGTCGCCAAGAACACTCTCGTCTTCAAGGCCATCGAAGGCACCAAATGGGAAGCTCTCAAGCCTTGTATGAAAGGCATGAACGCTTGGCTCTTTGTTCAGACCGATGAGATCCCTTCCGCCATCAAACCGTACCGGAGTTTCCAGAAGGAACGCAAACTCGAGGACAATGACTTCGCCGGTGCTGTCTTCGAAGGTAAGTTCTACGCGCCTGACAACTTCAAGGCCCTTGAGACGATGCCTACACGAGCTGAGGTTTACGCTAAGATGCTCGGAGCTCTCCAGAGTCCGGCGATTAATCTCGTATCTACTTTACAAGCGCCGGCCATTGAGGTTATCATGGTGCTTAAGGCTTATGTCAAGAAGCTTGAAGATGAGAGTAACAATGCATAA